DNA sequence from the Microtus ochrogaster isolate Prairie Vole_2 chromosome 2, MicOch1.0, whole genome shotgun sequence genome:
CCTGGGCTGTGTGAAATGGACGGAAAATCCAGAGCCAGAGCATCTGCACACTCCTTTTTTTATTAGGAACATAGTCAAGGGTACATGGCAGCATGAGAACAAGATTCTTCATTTAATACATGGGGCtaaattttggatttttcttgATCATGATAAAGTGTGCAGAAACAAACCCTGAAATCACCAGCTGTTCCACACTCAGAGCTTCCATCCACAGAACCTGAGTGATAGCAAGTGGCACATTCCTGGCTTAAACCCAGAGAGCCTGGAGTCCCCAAAGGTGTAGTAAATGCACTTCTGACCAGCAAGATGAGTCAGGAGGAAAGGTTTCTCAACCCAACTTTAAAGAAACACACCTCTGCTACTTTTTTGAtggtgggggtgtgtgtatgtggacttTTGTaggagaacttaaaaaaaaaaaaacattgtcatTGCAAAAACTTAATTTGggtatttgaaaaaaaaccccaaaaggaCACTATTGGGCAAAGCACAGTGACACATGTCTGTGGTCCAAGCACTGGGAACGCAGTAGGAAGGCCACCCATGAGTTCAGTATCAGTCACAATTGCATAGTTAGCATCAGTCTGGAGggtacatgtatgcatatttaattttttaattttttaatgtacttttactattttatgttttttttttgttgttttggtttttttttttttttttttttttttttttttttggtttttttttggattttcgagacagggtttctctgtggctttggagcctgtcctggaactagctctgtacaccaggctggtctcgaactcacagagatccgcctgcctctgcctcccaagtgctgggattaaaggcatgtgccaccaccgcccggctttactattttatgttttaatattacTATGTAAATACTAGGTAGATacatatagatgcatatatatgtatatatttgataaGTACATCTATATATTTAACAGATATCTGATAAGCAATAAACTCATTTCATGTCATGGAATACTAGCATAAAGATGCTATAAAGGGAAATAATTTTAGTTTGcttcatatttctatttttgtgtgtgttgtaacTTATTGCAGAGCACTGCAAAACAGAGCTCTGTTCTAATGAAGTGTGATCCCCATGTGACCGTGAGAAACAGCTGAGAAAGCTCTATATTTTGTATTGATTACCTGTACAGCTCCAATTAAATATCAGGAAGCAACTTTGCAAGTTATTGCTCTGGTGCAATCTAAAAAACAGAGCttcataaaatgtaatataactTACaatagtttctattttaaaaaatttggaaGTCCATTCCCTAGCTGAGGAACTGACGGCAACAGACAGGTTCTGGGGGAGGGAAAGTGGGAGAGCCTGGGGTGTGGACCCCTACAAGTTACCTATGCTTAAGTGGATTATCTCTATACCCATGCATGTGTTGGCAGCACTAAGTGGACCCAGTGGGTTTCAAAAACAGAGCACATGACTTTAAAGGTGGTAAGGATAATAGGGGAAGAGTTGGAGGGGAGTGGAAAATTAATTTAGACAAAACACATTATATTGATATAGCAAATTttcaagtaataaataaataattgggaagtttttccattttataggcCGTATTTAGGTTTTAGTAGATTGGTCGGTATTATTTCCTCTGCTGACTAGGTGGTATTTAATTCCTTAtttaccctttttaaaaattggttttatgttttaaagcTATTCATAAAGGCTACAGTCTCCagtaatagcttaagcatattttagttaaagaaaaacaaaagatgtaTTTAGATGGTAAGTAGAATTGACACCAAAGGGCAAATTATATTCAAGTTTATAATCTTTTATAAATTACACCTGGATGACATATCGGTAGACTTGCGTTCTTTGAGGACAAAGTGTCTGCTTTCGGGCTGTCACtccatggcagtggcttatctTTGAGAAGAGAGCTGTCCCTCGGGACTGTTCAGTGACAGAAAGGGTTGGAAGTTCCTTGTGACCTATTCAGTGCTGCATCTATTTGCTGCAATTAAAACTCATAAACAATATGATTAAGtaaatttctaaaaagaaagagttGCTTCGGTGTTGTGGTGCGGATAGTCACATTTCGTGAATGTTCACTCAGCAAAGATgcctgaggaaacccagacccaggaccaaccaatggaggaggaagagatcaaGACTTTTGCCTTTCAGGCAGGAATTTCCCAGTTGATGTCCTTGATCATCAACACGTTCCATTCGAACAAAGAGATCTTCCTGAGGGAGATCATTTCCAATTCATCAGATACTCTGGACAAGATCAGATACGAGAGTCTGACAGACCTTGGGAAACTAGACTCTGGGAAGAAGCTGCACATTAATCTTATTCCCAACAAACATGATCGAACCCTCACCATTGTGGATACTGGAATTGGAATGACCAAGGCTGACTTGATCAATAACCTTGGTACCGTTGCCAAGTCTGGCACCAAAGCCTTCATGGAGGCTTTGCAGGTTGGTGCAGGTATTTCTATGATTGGCTAGTTTGGTGTTAGTTTTTACTCTGTGTATTTGTCACTGAGAAAGTGACTGTGATCACCAAACATAATGACGATGAGCAGTACACCTGGGAATCCTCAGCCGGGGGATCCTTCACAGTGAGGACTGACACAGGGGAGCCAATGGGTCGTGGAACAAAGgtcatcttacacctgaaagaagaCCAAACTGAGtacttggaggagaggagaataAAAGAGATCGTGCAGAAACATTCTCCGTTTACTGGCTATCCCGTTACTCTCTTCGTGGAGAAGGAACGTGATAAGGAAGCCAGTGATGAtgaagctgaagaaaaagaagataaagagtagaaaaaagaagaaaaggagtctGACAACAAGCCTGAAATAAAAGATATCAGTTCtgataaagaagaggaagaaaagaaggatgatgacaagaagaagaagaagaagaagaagaagaagaagaagaagaagaagaagaagaagaagaagaagaagaagaagaagaaNNNNNNNNNNNNNNNNNNNNNNNNNNNNNNNNNNNNNNNNNNNNNNNNNNNNNNNNNNNNNNNNNNNNNNNNNNNNNNNNNNNNNNNNNNNNNNNNNNNNNNNNNNNNNNNNNNNNNNNNNNNGATTGGAAAGAACATTTGGCGATAAATCATTTTTCTGTTGAAGGACAATTGGAATTCCAGGCCCTCCGTTTTGTCCCAAGATGTGCTCCTTTTGATCtgtttgaaaacagaaagaaaaagaacaacatcaAGTTGTATGTGCACAGAGTTTTCATCATGGATAACTGTGAGGAGTTAATTTCTGAGTATCTGGATTTCATTAGAGGAGCGGTGGATTCTGAGGATCTTCCTCTAAATATCTTCCGTGAAATGTTGCAGCAaagcaaaattttgaaaattatcagAAAGAATTTGGTCAAGAAATGCTTAGAACTATTCACTGAGCTGACAGAAGATAAACAGAACTACAAAAAGTTTTGTGAGCAGTACTCAAAAAACATAAAGCTTGGAATTCATGAAGACTCTCAAAATCGAAAGAAGCTTTTAGAGCTATTGCGATGCAACACATCTGCCTCTGGAGATGAGATGGTTTCTCTCAAAGATTATTGCACCCAAAtgaaggaaaaccagaagcacATCTACTTTATTACAGGTGAGACCAAGGACCAAGTTGCTAATTCGCCCTTTGTGGAACACCTCTGAAAGCATGGCTTAGAAGTAATCTATATGATTGAGCCCATTGATGAATATTGTGTGCAACAATTGAAGGAATTTGAAGGCAAGACCTTGGAGTCAGTTACCAAAGAAGGACTGGAGCTttcagaagatgaagaggagaaaaagaagcaggaagaaaaaaagacaaaatttgaaAACCCCTGCAAAATTATGAaagatattttgaagaaaaagttTGAAAAGGTGGTTGTATCAAACCGATTGGTGACATCCCCATGCTGTATTGTCACAAGCACATATGGGTGGACAGCAAACATGGAAAGAATCATGAAAGCTCAAGCCCTCAGAGACAACTCAACAATGGGTTACATGGCAGCAAAGAAAACACCTGGAGATAAACCTCATCACTCCATTATTGAAACCCTCCGGCAAAAGGCAGAAGCGGACAGGAACGACAAATCTGTGAAGGATCTGGTCATTTTGCTGTATGAAACTGCACTCCTGTCTTCTGGATTCAGTCTGGAAGATTCCCAGACACACGCTAACAGGATCTACAGGATGATCAAGCTTGGTCCAGGTATTGATGGAGATGATCCTACTGTGGGTGATACCAGCGCTGCTGTAACTGAAGAAATGCCACCCTGGAAGGAGATGACGACACATCACGCATGGAAGAAATAGACTAAGCTTCACCAGAACTATATGTTTGATGCTTACTATCATTCATTCTGATAATATATTTCccaggatttttgtttattttggttaaCATTTAAAACATCTGTGTGGCATGAAAACTAAGGGGAAGATAAAATTTCTTTCTACTTGTGTGATACTGTGATACTATAGGTTTGATTCAATAGGTTGGTAGAACGTTTGTTGTAAGACGTAATGTAACCTATTAACTTTCTGGTCTGAAGTGTTTAGCTATTGATCTGGATCCCTTTTAAGGCCAAATAATTTCACTTGGGAGTGTTCTGAGatagctttatgtttaaaagaaaaaaattaggatgGCTTAAgtttcatcttaaaatttttcatccCATATTGTTCTGCATGTACTAGTCTTAGAAGTAAGTACACaagctaaaacaacaaaaattccccATGTGGCTTGTACCAAGAACAAAATCCTAAGCTCCCTAGGTCTTTTAACTCAGCAAGGCTTGTGAGTGGAAATACAGTGCCCAATCACATTCTGCTTTAAAAGGTAAATACAAATGAGACAtaaggtgaaaaaaataaaaaaaaataaaaagaaactaactTGAATTCTGAAAATACATGGTTTCTCCTTTAGAGATaaattaaagatggaaaatgtcaaaccaaataaagcaaacaggatCTTGAACTTCTGTGAAGTACACACCATGGTGATTCCATATCCACTTCTAAGTTCACATCGACAGAATTGTAGTAAATTTTGGGGTTGGCATACAAATTACCATTGCATAATAAGCCTGCAATTCACTTTAAGGAAGGCATTAGGGATCAAAAGTAAAATCCAGCTTTctataattaaaatgcatttatactTTTCCTCTTTAGGTACTAACTCAAGTTTGAAGATTATGTGTATGCCATCATGAAAAAGGACTAGGAGGCATTTCTGGATTTTATTATGTGATCAATTCCTAGCTTTTACGACagcatttgattcattacattaTAATTGGAAAGTTAACATATTGACGTGTATAGCAAATATTCTCCCCCACCTTATTCTGTCAATGAATTTTagaaatgttattctttttagATGAGGAGACGCCAACCAGAAGGAAATAATAGAATGTCTCACAAATAGAATCCAAGCCTTAGtgtataaatgtattatataaatggGTTTAAATGTGATAATACCCATGACACTAGAAAAGAAGCCAAGAGAGGATTAGAGAGAAGAGTTGAAGAAGAAGAGCAGTGCAAAAGGGCACATGAAAGTAGCCATGAGACAGGCTTTAGTGTACAAGATGGACAGAGGGCATACAGCCAGAAGGAAGGCACAGATTCactaaaacatatttatttttaaagtgccaTAAATTCTGGTTTTATATCGACTATGCTGCACAGAAAACCAGTTGAAGATCATTTGAACTCTATGAATTCATCCTGAATCAATTGACTGTTATTATTAATGTTGTCAATATTTGGAAGTAATTATATCTAAAGAGAAATtatcaaaatgcattttatatagaggaaataaaattaaacctgAACAGCATTAAGCTGAATGCAAAATTCACCTTTATCTTAAACAGTGTGCTGAAGACTCCCACTCTGTCCATAACCTGCTTTGCAAATCAAGAGCGGAAGCTCCATATGATAAACACCACAGTCAACTAGAGTAactttcaatattcttttttttatgttgtagGATTCTGTATTGTGATACAGAATCAACAGAAATTAATACAGTGAGTAAAGGCACAAGCTCTACATAGCTTTGAAAGTCAGCTTCACCATTATCTAGCTGTGTAATTAATTCTTAGAAGTTTTTACTACATAAGGGAAGAATGATTGCTTATTTCATAGAGTAATTTTTGGCATAGAGCTAAGTCATGTAAAATacttacagagttaaacaaatattgtTAATTCATGCTATTGTTGTTATTGCACAAATATAAGAATTAACAACTTTCAATATTCTTATTCTAGTGTAAAGGGACACACCAGCCAACTATCTgtttaaaacaagtaaaatatattcatcGCTAATATGGATCTGCAATTGCACTTAGATTTTATTACTGCTTGGGAGAATTCTGACCTGCATTCATTTTCAATATTTCCGTCACAGATACTGAATCTTCATCTACAAACTGAATGTGTGAGAGCAGGTGATCCATCTAACATAATGAAATGTGATAATAGTTAATGTTTCCTGGCTATTTACTGTGCACTATACATTGCTCTAAGAGTTTCCCATGTTATAAAATCATTAACATTTGCTGTTTACATTTACAAAACcagacaaaaagaagaacatcaattatttttgtttcatgcatatgtgtatatatttcactcttgtgatttaatttaaaaagaagtagaaTGAAGATAACCactattattatttctgtatttgcaGCTTTGCTGACATCCACCTGCGTTTCTCCATCTCCAATCTTCGGTAAAACCTCTTTTCTCCTCAATTCTCAGTCAATCACTTTTTTTCCTACCTGGTCCTGTGTCATATTAGCTGGATCTGTTCTCGTCCAATTTCCCACTGGTGCTCTTCCCAAGCCCGACACAAATCTACTCTATCACGGGAACAAAACCGAAGTAGTCAGGCATAGCTCAGGGGTTTCCACTACTCACCCGCAGAGGCGATCCAAAGGCCAGAGAGTGCTGCTAATCAACCCAGGTCTGATTTTAAAAcagtgtactggctttttgggactctagtctatttggatgcaaagcttcctaggcctgaatgtagaggggagggccttggacttcccgcaggtcAGGGTtacctgccctctcttaaggaggaggggggggagtgagtgggggagcaggaggggaatgagaggaggggaggaagtgtaactttttgaatggaaaaaaaaaaaagcagtggtaCTCAGACACTTTCGTGAAGCTCAGACCATGCATCTCTACTCTATGACTTATGGTCATTGGCATGTATTATTATGCAGGTAAAGTAGCCAGTCCTAGAGGGAGCCCAAGTAAGCTGCTAACTGATGTCATTTACCCATTTATTTAGTGAGGACGAACAGCTGCAGTTTAATTTCCCTGTCACTCCAACAAATGCAGAGACCTCAACAGGGAACTAAGATTTCCCTGTGAACAAGCCACTCTGCTCCCCTTGATAATGCAGATAGGACCTCTGTCTACAAATTACTCAACAAAACCATTAAATTCTCTGCTCAAAACTGTCTTCCACTTGGTGACTTTGGTAGACCATTTTTCCCTCcatgaaaaaatatacaaattttaattttgaatacagatttttttctaacaatattttaaagaaaatattatttttaaacacttaatTTGGTTTTGATCTACAAAAGTTCCcgagtttgtttatattttgtaccAATCTTCCTTTAATGATCTAccttggaagaaaagaactgtTTCACGTTATTGCACAAACCGTGCCACCCCATTTTAAAGTCCAGCTTTCTCTAAATGTTAAATGTGGTATTTAGTGTTTGAGACCTCTAAAGATAGGTACTTAACAACTCTAAGATCAGAAGAATTGTAAAGGTTACCTAACATTCTATTTTCTCCATGACTACAAAAATAGTCAATCTAGTCATTTGACTCTCCTAATAGGTTGCATGATGGTTATTGTAAAGGAAACATAAATGAAACTTGTGAGAACTCTGAACTGTCATGAATTCATGATTACGTCATTAAGTCCAGCTTTCCATACGGCAAAACCATACTCATGAGATGGGCCATGCTCCTGTGCTTACCTAAAGCCGAGGCCTTTCAGCACGTTCAAACTGAAAAAGCTTTCACTTAGTTTGTTGAAACCTAAGTTAAGCAACAGTAATTAGAGAAAGTAAACCGCAGATTGTTTTGTCAAATCGGACGTGGTGTGGTTTTTTAAGCTTGAAAATCCTGAACAGTTGGCAAGGTGCTGAAGGAATCACTTCCTCAAAAAGCTCACAGGCATTCATTATCCCATCAAATGATCCATAAAGCTGAGATCCCAAGGAATGGAGTATCGGCGGCTGTTAGGGAAATAATTGTGGCTAACAGACCTTGCATAACTTTCACCCCTCAGAAAATGTAGGAGGTGAATTGGtatatttaaaaagatgtttaattTTCAGGTACTGAGGAAGCAATATTGTACATAGCTGACCGAATACCTATGCAAAGACACCGAAGAAACATTTGGGCTTGGAatacacatttaataaaatacaaattttcaagTTAAATGCTCAAGAAGAGTTCTGGACAGATACATAATACTTATAAAAATTTCTAGGACAAGAAACTATTTTATTGTTAGTTTTGACTAAAACTGAGCCTAATTTTAATTCCATGTTAGCCTTTGTTCTTGGAAAGTCAGTTCCCCCTAAAGTGAAGAAATCTGTCATTTGGAGAGGTCTGAAGAAGAAGCATTCCCCCAGCCTGCAAAACATGAGTGTAATGGTTGATATTGTTCTCTTATCAAACAAAATTATGCTAGCTCTTTCCTTGACCTTGCGATGCTGAGTAATAACGCAGACTGAACTGGAATGGCAAGAAATAGATGTACAAACAGCCAGAGGAGCTACAAATGTAATAGGGAGAAGCGTTCAACTCAATGTGAGTTAACCATTTTTCTGTGTCCATCACGTGTGCTACTCTGCAAATAATTACTATAAAAGCATTGTATTATACCTGTATTGATATTCATGCAAAGTTCTTAAAAATCTGGCTGTGGTAAGTTGAAATAGAGCTACtgattctgaaaagaggaaatttACAGTATGCTGTAGATGGCTGCTtcattttttaacaaaaacaCATCTATGCAGGGACATGACAGTTTTTATAGCAGTGGCTTCATTGGGTTGAAGCAGCACATTAAAAGCATACATGTATCAGGAGAACATTAGACGATCTAGAGTATCTCGATTATTGTTCAGTAACCAGATTTATGTAAACATATCTGGGCTGTAATAGTATTGATGAACACATACAGGTCCTCTTCTGTCTGTATAAGCTTGACATAAACGGTTCACAGAATCCCTTCAATGTCCTCTGTGAAATTTACCATAGTTACTAATGCTGTATTATGCGTGAGACAGACTTGAATCTCAGAAGCATTGCATCGCTTGCACGGGTTCAGAAACCCAGAAAGTGGGAAAGCCACGCAGTAGGATTTCAGCACATGGCAGCAGCCATGGCTATTGGAGAACACAGGTAGGATCAGCATTCATTCTCTGCAAATGGGACAACATTCCATGAAACACTTGCTCAGGTCGGAGGAACTACTTCAGGCTGAAGAAG
Encoded proteins:
- the LOC101995022 gene encoding LOW QUALITY PROTEIN: heat shock protein HSP 90-alpha-like (The sequence of the model RefSeq protein was modified relative to this genomic sequence to represent the inferred CDS: inserted 2 bases in 2 codons; substituted 2 bases at 2 genomic stop codons) — translated: MPEETQTQDQPMEEEEIKTFAFQAGISQLMSLIINTFHSNKEIFLREIISNSSDTLDKIRYESLTDLGKLDSGKKLHINLIPNKHDRTLTIVDTGIGMTKADLINNLGTVAKSGTKAFMEALQFGVSFYSVYXVTEKVTVITKHNDDEQYTWESSAGGSFTVRTDTGEPMGRGTKVILHLKEDQTEYLEERRIKEIVQKHSPFTGYPVTLFVEKERDKEASDDEAEEKEDKEXKKEEKESDNKPEIKDISSDKEEEEKKDDDKKKKKKKKKKKKKKKKKKKKKKXXXXXXXXXXXXXXXXXXXXXXXXDWKEHLAINHFSVEGQLEFQALRFVPRCAPFDLFENRKKKNNIKLYVHRVFIMDNCEELISEYLDFIRGAVDSEDLPLNIFREMLQQSKILKIIRKNLVKKCLELFTELTEDKQNYKKFCEQYSKNIKLGIHEDSQNRKKLLELLRCNTSASGDEMVSLKDYCTQMKENQKHIYFITGETKDQVANSPFVEHLXKHGLEVIYMIEPIDEYCVQQLKEFEGKTLESVTKEGLELSEDEEEKKKQEEKKTKFENPCKIMKDILKKKFEKVVVSNRLVTSPCCIVTSTYGWTANMERIMKAQALRDNSTMGYMAAKKTPGDKPHHSIIETLRQKAEADRNDKSVKDLVILLYETALLSSGFSLEDSQTHANRIYRMIKLGPGIDGDDPTVGDTSAAVTEEMPPXEGDDDTSRMEEID